The proteins below come from a single Lactobacillus johnsonii genomic window:
- a CDS encoding SAM hydrolase/SAM-dependent halogenase family protein: MTTNHFLVLQTDFGLKDGAVSAMHGVAHMVAPHVIVSDLTHEIPPYDIWAASYRLYQTIKYWPKGTTFVSVVDPGVGSNRKSIAAKTKSGHFIITPDNGSLTHVATYMGLEEVREIDEQKNRLPYSSESNTFHGRDIYAYNGALFAEGEKSFEDLGETLDPTSVVKLPLTEASLENDHLRGSIDVLDIRFGSLWTNIPYDLIKKANIQRGDKLTVTITYQDQVYYHDTIPFVRSFSDAPISDPLIYINSLVNVGIALNQASFADTYNIGTGNDWKIDLIKE, encoded by the coding sequence ATGACAACAAATCATTTTCTAGTACTACAAACTGATTTTGGCTTAAAAGATGGGGCTGTTAGTGCCATGCACGGAGTAGCACATATGGTTGCGCCACATGTTATTGTGTCCGACTTAACTCATGAGATTCCGCCTTATGATATTTGGGCTGCTTCGTATCGTCTATATCAAACTATTAAGTACTGGCCAAAAGGAACGACTTTTGTTTCAGTTGTTGATCCAGGAGTGGGATCTAACCGAAAAAGTATTGCCGCTAAAACCAAAAGTGGCCACTTTATCATTACACCAGACAATGGTTCCTTAACTCATGTTGCAACTTATATGGGGCTAGAAGAAGTACGAGAGATTGATGAACAAAAGAATCGTCTTCCATATTCTTCAGAAAGTAACACTTTTCATGGCCGTGACATCTATGCTTACAATGGGGCTTTATTCGCTGAGGGAGAAAAATCTTTTGAAGATTTAGGTGAAACATTAGATCCAACTTCGGTTGTTAAACTACCACTTACTGAGGCTAGTCTAGAAAACGATCATCTACGCGGATCAATTGATGTTTTAGATATTCGCTTTGGTTCTTTATGGACTAATATTCCTTATGATTTAATTAAAAAGGCGAATATTCAACGCGGTGATAAACTTACTGTTACTATTACTTATCAAGACCAAGTTTATTATCATGATACAATACCTTTTGTCCGGTCTTTTTCCGATGCACCAATCAGTGATCCTTTAATCTATATTAATTCACTAGTTAATGTCGGCATCGCCTTAAACCAAGCTTCATTTGCGGATACGTATAATATTGGTACAGGAAATGATTGGAAAATTGATTTAATAAAAGAATAA
- a CDS encoding ECF-type riboflavin transporter substrate-binding protein, giving the protein MNNQKGLSVKSVVAIGIGAAIYVILARFTSIPTGIPNTNIEIVYPFLALLATIYGPVVGFSVGFIGHALSDFLMYGQTWWSWVLATAVLGLIIGLYGMRLDLENGVFTTKQMIGFNIVQIIANVVSWLIIAPVGDILIYSEPQNKVFLQGATATITNSISILILGTILLKAYAATKVKKGSLRRD; this is encoded by the coding sequence ATGAATAATCAAAAAGGCTTATCAGTAAAAAGTGTTGTTGCAATTGGTATTGGGGCTGCCATTTATGTTATTTTAGCTCGTTTCACATCAATTCCGACTGGTATTCCAAACACTAACATTGAAATTGTGTATCCATTTTTAGCATTGCTTGCAACCATTTATGGACCAGTTGTTGGTTTTTCCGTGGGATTCATTGGTCATGCCCTAAGTGATTTCTTAATGTATGGACAAACTTGGTGGAGCTGGGTCCTTGCAACTGCTGTTCTAGGTTTAATTATCGGACTCTATGGTATGCGTCTTGATTTAGAGAACGGTGTTTTCACTACTAAACAAATGATTGGTTTTAACATTGTCCAAATTATTGCTAACGTTGTTTCTTGGTTAATCATCGCTCCAGTTGGAGATATTTTGATTTACAGTGAACCTCAAAACAAAGTTTTCTTACAAGGAGCAACTGCAACCATCACTAACTCAATCTCTATCCTTATTTTAGGAACTATCTTGCTTAAAGCTTATGCAGCAACTAAAGTTAAAAAAGGTAGTTTACGTAGAGATTAA
- a CDS encoding ABC transporter ATP-binding protein, with protein sequence MTDPIIEFKDFSFKYNSQAEPTLKNINLKINKGEKILLAGPSGSGKSTIGRCLNGLIPNIDQGEVEGKCLVNGKDITNTSLFDFSFTTSTILQDADSQFIGLTVGEDIAFALENDCQPKDKMHQTVNQWADELKIKELLTQSPQSLSGGQKQIVALAGVLVDESPILLFDEPLANLDPASGLKTMAIIDKIQKELNATVIIIEHRVEEVLSQPIDRIILVNEGTIVADQPTNELLHSHTLEKIGVREPLYLKALTAANVNLSSIKELDKISTLPVSEQISDKLAAWTKQTKITKKETDNLPLLKLDHVGHQYSKNQPYPLKDISTTINQGDFISIVGQNGAGKTTLCRTICGFISNEGKITLKDQNLSDLSIKERAEKIGYVMQDPNQMISQKMIFDEIALGLRLRNVDEETIKQKVNQTLKICGLYPFRHWPISALSFGQKKRVTIAAILVLEPEIIILDEPTAGQDWKTYTEIMSFLKHLNTMGKTIIIITHDMHLMLEYTSRSLAFTKGKLIADTTPIELLTNQDLIKKASLKRTSLYDLAKHYNLPDPNKFVQAYINFEQQNWKDEYYE encoded by the coding sequence ATGACAGACCCGATTATCGAATTTAAAGATTTTTCATTTAAATATAACAGTCAAGCAGAACCCACTCTTAAAAATATTAATTTGAAAATTAATAAAGGAGAAAAAATTCTTTTGGCTGGACCTTCAGGCAGCGGCAAATCCACAATTGGTCGCTGCCTTAATGGTCTTATTCCAAATATCGATCAAGGTGAAGTTGAAGGAAAATGTTTAGTGAATGGAAAAGATATCACTAACACAAGTCTTTTTGATTTTTCATTCACTACTTCAACTATCTTACAAGATGCTGATAGTCAATTCATTGGCTTAACAGTTGGTGAAGATATCGCTTTTGCTTTAGAAAATGACTGTCAACCTAAGGATAAAATGCATCAAACTGTAAACCAGTGGGCGGATGAATTAAAAATCAAAGAATTACTTACTCAATCTCCACAAAGTCTTTCTGGGGGTCAAAAACAAATTGTTGCCTTAGCGGGAGTTTTAGTTGATGAGTCACCTATTTTATTATTCGATGAACCACTTGCTAATCTAGATCCCGCTTCTGGGCTTAAAACGATGGCAATTATTGATAAAATTCAAAAGGAACTTAATGCAACAGTTATAATCATTGAACATCGAGTAGAAGAAGTTCTTAGTCAACCAATCGATAGAATTATTTTAGTAAATGAAGGCACGATTGTTGCTGATCAGCCTACTAACGAGCTGCTCCATTCTCATACCTTAGAAAAAATTGGCGTTAGAGAACCACTATACCTAAAGGCTCTTACAGCCGCTAATGTAAATCTAAGTTCTATTAAAGAATTAGACAAAATATCAACCCTACCTGTTTCTGAACAAATCAGCGATAAATTAGCAGCTTGGACTAAACAAACTAAAATTACCAAAAAAGAAACAGATAATTTACCATTATTAAAATTAGATCACGTTGGTCATCAATATAGCAAGAATCAGCCCTATCCCTTAAAAGATATTTCTACTACTATTAATCAAGGCGATTTTATTTCAATAGTTGGACAAAATGGTGCAGGTAAGACTACCCTTTGCCGAACTATTTGTGGTTTTATTTCTAACGAAGGAAAAATCACTCTTAAGGACCAGAATTTAAGTGACTTATCAATTAAAGAGAGAGCCGAAAAAATTGGTTACGTAATGCAAGATCCTAACCAAATGATTTCTCAAAAAATGATCTTTGATGAAATTGCTCTGGGTTTACGTTTACGCAATGTTGATGAAGAAACAATTAAGCAAAAAGTTAACCAAACGTTGAAAATTTGTGGACTGTATCCCTTTAGACATTGGCCAATTTCTGCATTAAGTTTTGGACAGAAAAAGCGTGTCACAATTGCTGCAATTTTGGTCTTAGAACCAGAGATTATTATTTTAGACGAGCCAACTGCCGGTCAAGACTGGAAGACATATACGGAAATTATGAGCTTTTTAAAGCATCTAAACACTATGGGAAAAACAATCATTATTATCACGCATGATATGCACTTGATGCTTGAGTACACTAGTCGATCTTTGGCATTTACTAAGGGAAAATTAATTGCAGATACTACCCCAATTGAATTATTAACCAATCAAGATCTAATTAAAAAAGCCTCATTAAAACGAACTAGTCTTTATGACTTAGCAAAACATTATAACTTACCTGATCCAAATAAATTTGTGCAGGCCTATATTAATTTTGAACAACAAAATTGGAAGGATGAATATTATGAATGA